A region of Paraburkholderia sp. BL23I1N1 DNA encodes the following proteins:
- a CDS encoding SDR family oxidoreductase: protein MKRYQGKKVVIIGGTSGMGLATAKMLLDGDARVLVTGLSKVGLESAQKEIGKNAIVVSSDARSLTDIDALAAQVKAEFDTIDLLFVNAGFSIPTPVANVTEAVYDEMFNLNAKGPFFAVQKLAPLINRGGAVVLTTSVANVKGLPGQATYGAAKAALRSFARVLAAELLPQEIRVNAVSPGPIDTGILEKVFPTEEMRTQVKGHTVGIIPMKRFGTSEEIAKAVLFLAFDATFTNGAELPVDGGWSQL from the coding sequence ATGAAACGGTATCAAGGTAAAAAGGTGGTAATTATCGGCGGCACGAGCGGCATGGGACTCGCGACGGCGAAGATGCTCCTCGATGGAGATGCGCGCGTACTGGTGACGGGTCTCTCGAAGGTCGGCCTGGAATCGGCGCAGAAAGAGATTGGAAAGAACGCCATCGTGGTTTCGAGCGACGCGCGGTCGTTGACCGACATCGACGCCCTCGCCGCTCAGGTAAAGGCCGAGTTCGACACCATCGACCTGCTTTTCGTCAACGCCGGGTTCAGCATTCCAACGCCTGTCGCGAACGTGACAGAGGCCGTCTACGACGAGATGTTCAACCTGAACGCCAAGGGCCCCTTTTTTGCGGTCCAGAAGCTCGCGCCGCTGATCAATCGGGGAGGCGCTGTCGTTCTCACGACCTCCGTCGCCAACGTCAAGGGACTGCCGGGCCAAGCCACATACGGAGCCGCCAAGGCTGCACTGCGGTCATTCGCCCGGGTGCTTGCCGCCGAGCTGCTTCCTCAGGAGATCCGCGTAAACGCGGTGTCGCCCGGCCCCATCGACACGGGCATCCTCGAAAAGGTGTTCCCTACGGAAGAGATGCGTACACAGGTCAAGGGGCACACCGTCGGCATTATTCCCATGAAGCGCTTCGGGACGTCGGAGGAAATCGCCAAGGCCGTCCTATTCCTTGCGTTCGACGCGACCTTCACGAACGGTGCCGAACTGCCGGTTGACGGCGGGTGGTCGCAGCTTTGA